The Penaeus monodon isolate SGIC_2016 chromosome 1, NSTDA_Pmon_1, whole genome shotgun sequence DNA window CCGCACCATAGCATTTAAAGCTTCAGTATCTGTAACAATGGTGGTAGAAACAGAACATCAAGATCTTCAGTATctaaagcaatgatgataacaacaacgcaACGGCAGTAACCTGTCATCGTGGGAGTAGCTGCCCTAATGAGGCCAGCAATAGTCGCAGATTAGAACCCAGGTCAGCCTCGGTCACGACCCCCTGTCACCTATGGACGCAGGTGCCAATATCTCGCTGTCATTTGCACTCCCATGCTCAGTCGATCTTCTCAAATCTCAAACATAAACTgaattatatatgtctgtttatattcaGCATGTGTTAGACATCTTGCATGGCCTTTGTATCGGAAACTGGTTCTTGGGTCGGTGTGCATAGTTCTTTCTGACTTCAAGGTCTGAAGAGAactcaatatatatgaatatatctgatatatttatatatatttaattgtgttgGGTTTCTGATTTATTAGTTTGATTACTTTcgtgatttttatatatcttcagaGAACAGAAATTGACTCGCGAATTTAACTGTTGTAAAAAAACGAAGCGAAGCAAGTAGACTGGCACGTgcgtctatacatacacacatgcacacacacacacacacacgcataatatatgtgtgtatatatatatatatatatatatatatatatattatatatatattatatatatatatcatacatacacacacacacacacacacacacacacacacacacacacacacacatatatatatatatatatatatatatatataatatatatatatatatatatagagagagagagagagagaggagagagagagagaagagagagagagaggagagagagagagagagagagagaaaagagagagagagagagagagtggagagagagagagagagagagagagacgagaagagagagagagagagagagagagagagagagagagagagagagagagagagtaatatggatagatagatagatatatgcacacacatctatgtatgtatgtataaaagcgaTATCCACGCTTTTCTTTATAAATGAGTATTAGCTTCCGATCCACTCCGATGTACACAATATGTAATATTCGTGTATGCTTTTCATAGTATAGAGTCGTAGATGCATATCAAGTTAGCGTGCTTGATAATTCTTAATAGCCATACTTACCTATCTTGCTATCAGAGGTCAGTGTTTAAGCATTTGAAGACCTTATATCACTGAATAACGAAGGTCCTGAAATTCCATCCCTAGTTCCCTTGTACTCATATTCCTgcttcaagaaaagaaaagaatttgaaGTTAATGATAACACTTACATGATTTCTCCCGAAGACACActcgaggaaggagagagcgagacacaCACAGTATTATGGATTTTATTGACTCTACTGCGTGAAATTTTAATAACTCAACACGAGACAAGTGAGGAGAATAGTGATTTttaaaacatcacacgaaaatatCCTTTGTTCCTGATTTTCAAGAAAGTAAGGATGTTGTCTGACGTAGATTTAGTTGTTTTGAATCTCGGTTCTTCTGTTCTGCTTGTCTGAGGTATGGATCCTaagatttattctttatattgacTATATCATGGTTcagatatgaagagaaaaaatgtagGTGGCACaaataagaacataaaaaaatacgtgGGTTATTATGAATCGCAAAATTGTAGGTTGGTGGAAATACGAACATATAACAAACAGGTTTCCTTTCTGCTTCAAAACACAAGATCTCACCTTATATAAATGAAGATTACCAGCCCCCCTTCATTGAAAATGCAGTCATCAAACTTTCTCCTCCCGAGTTTAAGGCCCATTTTCTTTATAGTTTTAATGCTCTCACAATGTCCAGTGGTCATGGAAGGCCATGGGTGAACGACCTCAACGGATTATGCAAACAAACAATAGTTTCTCTCGTTCACTCGTGAGTTTTCTTTGGTGTTTAGTAACTTTTCTTAGGGTAAACTTTGTCATTCTCCATTTGTCGTCGtaaattatcattcatatatatataaaggtgagcTGGttgaagatgttttttttttagacatccaTAGAACAGTGAAAAATTGTCGCGTTAACGTACATACAAATACGCATAGCAACAGCCGGGAAATTCTGCTTTACACCTCCATTTGCAAGATTATTCCATATACGCCAGACATCAATCGTTATGCAGGAGGCAGGCTGACAGCACATGCCAGGCCACGACATCTGTCTTCGTTTCCGCTGCACAACGGTTAAGGTGAAAAAAGTCTGATTTCACTTTCAGTAAGGCTTCTTATTGCAAGAATTTCAAGTAGACGCacaaagaaacacgcacacacatgtatatatatatatatatatatatatatatatatatatatatatatatatatatatatatatatatatatatatgtgtgtgtgtgtgtgtgtgtgtgtgtatgtgtatgtgtatgtatgtgtgtgtgtgtgtgtgtgtgtgtgtgtgtgtgtgtgtgtgtgtgtgtgtgtgtgtgtgtgcgcgtgcgtgtgtgtgcgtatgcgtgtgtgtgtattgaaaataagaaaataaatcaataactgTGTATTGTTgctttttctaccatagtatcaacatgttGGAGTATTttaccatccatatatatatgtgtttgggtgaATGTGTgatatgaaaggagaaaaaaaagataagagaaaaggagagcgagataaAGAGCGAAGCATTAACATGAACACAGAAAAAACATTTACTGGTCATCCACAAGAGTAAACGACCTTCTTTTCACACGTAGATTCTATAAAGTCAGATTCACCCCTAATCCTATAAACCAATCCCCAGTCACGAAAGCCAAAACTGACCAAAACTGACCTGACTCCGAATAAGTCCACACAAGACTGGGATGTGGATTACGAAAGAGTTCATAACGGCTCGAATCCACGAAAAGTTGAAGCAATTGCGTTTCGGAGAACCCGGGGTTAAGAGACAAATTTCTTGGTATCACAATATagttcattctttcttccttgatTTAGGtatttgttagtgttgttgttgttgtttattattattattattattattattattattattattattattattattattattattattattattattattattattattattattatcgttatcattattattattattattattattattattattattattattatattcattattatcattattattagttgtaatagtagtagctaGTAATAgtgttagtagcagtagtattgttattacttataactattattgttattattgttatcatcattattatcattatcattattattatcatcattatctattattttcgctatcagtataatcattactattattatatcttatattattattattatcattaatgttgtcgttgttttatctttattattgtcgttgttattactatcatcattgttattattatcattatggatgataataatgatgcttttTTAGTTTTTGATGGTTCTCATTGTCTTGCCACTATCATTTttgtaatggtattaataatgatggtaatgataataatgacagtctttattatcattgttgttagtatcattattatcattattatcattatatttattatcactgccattatcattataatctttatcatcatcatcattatttttattggtattgcaGTTATTTTGACTATTCCTATCATCACAAAAGGCAATGCTGTAATAAGAATAACGCTAActgcattaacaataacagtgtAATGATAATCACGCCGGAAACAGTACCAGACCAACAATGCTCAATGCTGCAAAAAGGTCCCACTTTCCATCCACCGGCAATAAGGTCACTGCCCTAAGGTCTAGGTCTAGGATCAACTCCCTTAAGGTCAACGCCCCAAAGTCCACCCCCTCCGGTAAGGTCAGCGCCCCAAAGTCCCCTCTCCTCAAGAGCCCTAAAGCCCATCTCCCTAAGGTCAGCGCCCGAAGTCCAAGTCTGCTCAAGGCCTAAGCCATTCCTAAGGTCAGCGCAAGGTCCCGTCCTCGACAGCTCTCCTCGGAGCAAAACGCCACAAGGACATCGCTGAGCGTCCTGAGGTCGAGCGCTTTCCCGCGCGCACGGGCCGGCCTTGCGGCGTTTATCCCACAGGGCCATCCGCGCTCGAGTCGAGGCCGGCCCCGGGCCCCACGGACTAGGGTTATCGCATCGCTCGGAAACTGGGCGCCCGAGAGGGGTAGTATCAGGTATGCTCGTAACATAACGGGGTGTTTATTTTTCAATTGATTTCGGCTTGGGTACACGATGACCTTGTGTTAGATGCAAATTGGGCTTCTTCTTGTAAGTATGTAACTACACGTGGCTGACAgtttgataattaattaccaacaCTAATGAGATCAACACTGTAATCGTCATTTTAAGTACCATAAGTTAGGTGTTCTTGTCATCCTAAAAAAGATGTGTCTTTGTTTTACTTGAAATATGATGCTATGATTTACTGTTACATCGGATAAATTATTAAAACCATAGACAAAGAAGAGAATAGAgtgtataacaataaaaaaaaacgaattttaaagAGGAAATTTTCTTTCACAGAAGAGCAGTGTTGGTATTTGGTAGTCTGAAAATCATTGAAATGATAACTTTAACTTcgtatattaatttcatatctaATGCAGTATATTATCAACCATTTCTTATGGAATTTCGTTGactctctttgtgtttgtttctttaggATATATTTAAACTGTTTGCTGTGTTTATGCGAAATATATGTTCACCGATAAATAGGAATATACTttgttgtatagatagatatatggatctgtttaaaaaaatccttttgggtGACATTGTAaattctatctgtttatttgtttgtttaagaaTATTTGAAGCTTTTTACAATCACTTTATAACCCAAAAATAGCACGATGAATGCTTGAATGTGAATATGACCTTACAGTTTGTGCAAGTACCAGCTTTTTGGGAAGGTAAACACCATAAGGAATTCCATATAAAGTGGTTtctggatagatagagaggcagagagaaagagagagagagagaaagagagagagagagagagagagagagagagagagagagagagagagagagagagagagagagagagagagagagagagagagagagagagagagagagagagagagagagagagagagagagagagagagagagagagagagaggggcagagagataaacagacagatagatagacaaacaaattcccagagaagagagagataggggcctaatgaaagagaaaggagtgagaagaaTTTAAGGCAATTCAACCCTCATTAAATTCCTGAAGCTCGTTCCTGGGAAGTGAGCTGTGGTGATTACTCCCCTTAAAGCGCATCGTAAAGCATGCAATGGTAAAGGAAAGAATGCTAAACGAGATGGAATGCGCATGAAAGCAATATTGATATTCCTCCACGAGAAAGGAAAATAACTGAAAGCGACCGAGCACTGCGTCGCACATTCCATTCCTCGCCTCGCTgtttgctccccctccccctctccgtctgcgccttcttcccctctccgtctgcgcctccttcccttctccgtctGCGCCTGCTTCCTCTTCCCGtctgcttcccctttccctctccgtctgcgcctccttcccttctccgtctgctcccccttcctctccccgtctgctcccccttcctctccccgtctgctcccccttcctctccccgtctgcttccccttccctctccacctgcgcctccttcccctctccgtctctcaccctcctcctcgaCGCCCTCTCCGCAGGTCCTCCTTCCGCCGCTCgagggccgccgccgccgccgccgcgaaaGGCAGCGACCCCGGAGCCCCCCGACCCCACGGCCCCCCTGCCCCCGCCGGCCCTCGCGAAGAGCGCCAAGAGCCGGGGGAGCGGGAAGCTCTCCAGCAGCTTCAAGCTCACCAGCAAGCTCGTCTCTCGGGACAGCTGGGACGCGGACGAGGAGCCCGCCAGCGCCTCCGAGGCTGTCCTGTCCCGAAGAGAGGGGGGCGTTAGCAGGCGAAGGGACGCCGCCCTCGCGAAGGCCAAGTCGATCGACGCGATAGTTGAGACAGGTGAGTAGCTGGTGGCGCTGGTGGTGGTGAAGGGAGGGTCTTGTGGTGAAGGGAGGGTCTTGCGGTGATGGGAGGGTCTTGCGGTGAAGGGAGGGTCTTGTGGTGATGGGAGGGTCTTGTGGTGATGGGAGGGTCTTGGGTGAAGGGAGGGTCTTGTGGTGATGGGAGGGTCTTGCGGTGATGGGAGGGTCTTGTGGTGATGGGAGGGTCTTGTGGTGATGGGAGGGTCTTGTGGTGATGGGAGGGTCTTGTGGTGATGGGAGGGTCTTGTGGTGATGGGAGCGTCTTGTGGTGATGGGAGGGTCTTGTGGTGATGGGAGGGTCTTGTGGTGATGGGAGGGTCTTGTGGTGATGGGAGGGTCTTGTGGTGATGGGAGGGTCTTGTGGTGATGGGAGGGTCTTGTGGTGATGGGAGGGTCTTGTGGTGATGGGAGGGTCTTGTGGTGATGGGAGGGTCTTGTGGTGATGGGAGGGTCTTGCGGTGAAGGGAGGGTCTTGTGGTGATGGGAGGGTCTTGTGGTGATGGGAGGGTCTTGTGGTGATGGGAGGGTCTTGTGGTGATGGGAGGGTCTTGTGGTGAGGGAGGGTCTTGTGGTGAGGGAGGGTCTTGGGTGATGGGTGGGTCTCGTGGTGATGGGAGGGTCTCGTGGTGATGGGAGGGTCTTGTGGTGATGGGAGGGTCTTGTGGTGATGGGAGGGTCTTGTGGTGATGGGAGGGTCTTGTGGTGATGGGAGGTTCCTGTGATAATGGGAGGGTCCTGTGGTGATGGGAAGGTCTTGTGATGATGGGAAGTTTTTGTGACGATGGGAGGTTCTTGTGATGATGGGAGGTTTTTGTGATGATGGGAGGTTTCTGGTGCCAATATGACAACAATTTGCGTGAAAATTAGGGGTATATTGATTTCGACTGAGTATAAGAATTACGAGAAAGAATACCATCAATGATAAATATCAGTAACCGTATTGACAACAATAGTTATCTAACCACCTCAGCGTTAATTTAAGAACACCAGCACCAGTAACCAAACATAATACAAGCTACACTTAGCTaacccaacaacaacagctaTTTAAACAACATATAaccaacactaataacaataaaaaaagataactaaatgataaaaacaagccaaccccccaaaaaaagtaaacaaagatagatcggtgaatgaataaataaatgaatgaacccAACAGCTGATccgataccccctcccctcccccttaccctcccaccatccccttcccccacagGCTATGACCCGACCTCAGCGCGGGCCAGAGACCGAAGTATCGTCGGATGGGAAACTGAAGTAGAAGGGAACAGAGAAATAACCAAGAAAAgccagaaggaggaagagagggggaagacagaGCCATTTCGAGTCGCAGGTCCCGACAGACTCGAGAAACAGGTCTTGGAGGAGTTGATGATAGGACTTACTGTGGCCGGAAGTCCAGGATCGGGTAAGTCCTTcgggtaatgatgatcataataacgaagatgataatgataatgataatgataatgatactaaagataacattaataatgataatatcggtaataataataataataataataataataataatagaaataaagataatgacgataataatgataataacaataatgatcacaataataatagtaataataacaacaacagcaatgataataataacaatactataatagtaataataatgataataataatgataatgatgatggtgataataataatgataatgataataataattataataaaatgacaatataataataataataataataataataataataataataataataataataataataataataatagtaataataataataaatactcagATTCAGCTGTTTTTTTTGTTAGCTTACGTACGTAGTCGCATAACGCTATTGACTCTGCATGAGCTTAGGGACTTCAGTTAGGCGCGTGCATGCCCAGCCAAGCGCGCGGGGACAGCGGCCGGCAGAGCTCTCACTCACTCGTGTCACTCAGACCCTTTCGCCGCAGGTAATGAGGCCGACACGGAGTCCCTGATGGAGTGCGAGCGCAGCGCCCCGGACCAGACGGACGACAGCGCAGACGCCAAGATGAGCGGCGGGAACGGCAGGAAGACCGCGGTGTCCGGGCCCTCGGGAGGCTCGTGCTCGGCCAGCACCTCAGGCCAGGCCATGCCCAAGATCGACCTCAGCGCCTCCTCCAGATCTCTCAACCGCAGCATCCAGCACTTAGTGCAAGAAGACACGGAAAACCGCCCCGGCCATCGGCCACCCACGCCCGCGCGCCCGTCGCTGCCCACTCTCCTGCCCGGCCGCCTCCTGGACGTGTCGCTCAGCGCCTCCGTCGGCAGCACGAAGAGCGAGGGGCGGTCGGTGGCGCCGTCGCGTCGCGTCACGTTCTCGTCGTTCCCGCGGTCCGCCTCCGAGCCGCGGTCGCTGACGGTGTCGCCCACGCGGAACCTGCGCcccgaggacgacgacgacgacgaggacgaaGACGAGACCGTGACGGACCTGCTGGACTCCTCGACGCGCTCCGAGGGCTGGGACCACATCCGGGGGGCCAGAGGGCGCGGCCCGTCGTGCGCGCCCTCGGAGGGCCACGTAGTCCCTCTGCCGCCCATCAACCAGCCGCGCTTCTCCGAGTTCGGGGTGCGCGGGCGCGAGGGCATCCGCGGGCGCAGTGGGCTGGGCGGGGGCGAGAACAACGTGCTCAACGTCGCCAAGAAGACCCTGGAGCAGCTGGAGAGCGTGCTGGCGCCGTCGGAGGGAGCCGCCCTGCCGCGCCACATCCCCAGAACCAGGACGAGCCAGCAGATCCACCTGGAGACCTAGCACATCTCGCGCTGGCTGCGCGCCCACGTCCAGACACGCCCGAAGCCGTGCAAGCAGGCGCGGAGGCTGTCGCGCGCTCGCCACGACCACGAGGACGACTGAACGGCCGAGCGCGACGGCCGGCGGAGCAGGAGGCGGCGGCTGAGGGGACGGCTCTGCGGCGTCCAGCGTCCGAGGGAACTGATCCCTTTGGGCCAGGCGGGCTATGGGAAGGACCGGGAGATGATCTTGTTTCATGAGAGACTGAATGCGAAAAGTACATTCAGGTGCATTCGTCTCACACTTGCATCGTTTGCACACTTTATCTGGAGAAAGAACAATCAAATTATCGTAGCCAATGACTTCTAAACTAGTTATACGTGTTTCAGTGAAAAAGGACACAGACATATATGAAAACTATACAGTGAAACAATAATTATGTGACGTCTCAGTACGCAAATAAAATCAGtgacctttaagaaaaaaaagacgaaatcaaGAAATAAATCAAACCAAACCCGTCCCCATTTTACGGACActttgctgtttcttttttttatttttaaaagtgacTACAGCCTTATTTAGGCCTGATCATACTGTGGACACTTGTGCCACTGTGGCGACTCAGAAAAATGCTTTGATTTGTGTCTAGAACTGAAAGGAATTCAGTTTTCTGTGTTTAAATGACAGTATTCATCGTGTTTATAAAACCAAACATTCACAAAGAgcgtatacatactatatatatatataaaatatatattatatatatatatatatatatatatatacatacatatatatatacatatatatatatatatatatatatatatatatatatatatatatatatatatatatatatatatgcatatatatatatttgtattcatttgtttattttgcttccatctttgttctttttaaataTGCAATATTCTCAGTGTCTCCTTTTATGGCAATAGTTTTTGTAATGCAATGGCAAGATCAAAATAACAAGACAAAACATTTTCTCttggaaaggaaagaatgaaaaaaagaaagaaaaaaggaaacaaacaaactattTACATTATACCCGTGCTGCCAACACGACCTCCGAGAGTAATCTTGTATATAATGCTTTTCCAGTGAGTCTCTGACAATCATTATACCTAACATCAATACACAATAAATGTCAATTTCCTTGTTAATCGTCTGTGGTGTattccctttgtattttttttcgctACCTTCATGTTAAACCTGAATATTTATGTTAATGATGTTCAGAAACGTATTTTTTGAGGTGTGTTCTCTAAATGATGCTGTGCGTAATCAAGCGAAGAACAGCACAAGGAAAATTGATAATGGGAAGTGCAAAATTAttacaacggaaaaaaaaaataaacggataCCGTTTTCTACAACTTTGcataatagaatagaatagaaaaaaaggccCCAATGCTTTTTCGTTTTGAAGTCATATTCGGGCAAAATTCgtaccttttctctttcactcgcaTTCGGGAGAAAGAAAATCGGCGTCGAGAGGATAAGGAATCCTAAAGGTCAGGGTCTCAATCGGTCTCCGTTTCCCCCCGCTAAGTCCCGTTTACACCGAGGTCGAATAGTGCTCGGAATCGAAATGAAGCAGCGAAGCGTTGTTGGTCAAGTAAatgatttattcctttatttatttgttttcttttaaggggggggggtaaaagctCACGATTTTGCTAATGATAGTTCATTTGAGAAGGGGTagtagagaaaaataaagaaacaataacaaaatgaaagaaaggggaagagaaaagagaggaaaggtagTCTATGAAGGGCCTAGGACAATGATCAAATTATAATCTCCTGGCATTGATGATTAGCGTTGGTGAACAGGTGCATGAGCTGAGGCTGTACAGGTATCTCTTTATCTCATGTAACATATTTCGTCTTCGAAGTCACAGTAGACAGTCCTAACGAGCGAAATGACTTTTATGTCTTTTGTTACGAATATCGtcctctttaaaaaataaatgggtCACGATGTAATTAATAAAgcacataatgtatacatacacatatatatacatatacatatgtcttgtTGACAGTCTCGCGATGATCACCGTGTCAGTCCTGCTTATGTTTTATATTCCTAAGCCGGAGTCAGCCTGGGAATGACTGCGGCGATGGCCTTCCTATTACAATGTGTAAATACCTTCGAACTGGACTGTGATGTGATACCATTTGTGTGATACGCATGTTGGGATGGTCAATAAAGAGCTGAATGTTCATTAGTGTTTTGTTTTAACATCTGGGAAATTACGAAAGTGTGCCGGTATTTCAGCTGGCCACGAGTGATTCACTGAAGctggagaaaatgatgataatggacatAGGAAAGgacgtttattaaaaaaaagaaaaaattgtgtgtgc harbors:
- the LOC119575848 gene encoding uncharacterized protein LOC119575848 encodes the protein MQIGLLLHDECLNVNMTLQFVQVPAFWEGPPSAARGPPPPPPRKAATPEPPDPTAPLPPPALAKSAKSRGSGKLSSSFKLTSKLVSRDSWDADEEPASASEAVLSRREGGVSRRRDAALAKAKSIDAIVETGYDPTSARARDRSIVGWETEVEGNREITKKSQKEEERGKTEPFRVAGPDRLEKQVLEELMIGLTVAGSPGSGNEADTESLMECERSAPDQTDDSADAKMSGGNGRKTAVSGPSGGSCSASTSGQAMPKIDLSASSRSLNRSIQHLVQEDTENRPGHRPPTPARPSLPTLLPGRLLDVSLSASVGSTKSEGRSVAPSRRVTFSSFPRSASEPRSLTVSPTRNLRPEDDDDDEDEDETVTDLLDSSTRSEGWDHIRGARGRGPSCAPSEGHVVPLPPINQPRFSEFGVRGREGIRGRSGLGGGENNVLNVAKKTLEQLESVLAPSEGAALPRHIPRTRTSQQIHLET